The following coding sequences lie in one Microbacterium sp. XT11 genomic window:
- the nusA gene encoding transcription termination factor NusA encodes MEIELSLLRGIEKEKAIPFDELVAIIEQAILTAYSKHVSADGSTPEGVRVDLDRRTGHVAVLRAVTDDEGAVIGEEDATPDDFGRIAAFAAKQVISQRLRDIADDAVLGEFRGKEGDIVAGVIQQGPNPRMIHVDLGSVEAILPPEEQVPGEEYTHGSRLRVYVTSVAKGLKGPQITVSRTHPGLVRKLFALEVPEIAAGLVEIVSLAREAGHRTKIAVKANDPSINAKGACIGELGRRVRAVTEELAGEKIDIVDYDPELAAFVANALSPAKVTSSFILDASTKAVRALVPDYQLSLAIGKEGQNARLAAKLTGAKIDIQPDSVLD; translated from the coding sequence ATGGAGATCGAACTGAGTCTGCTGCGTGGGATCGAGAAGGAGAAGGCGATCCCCTTCGACGAACTCGTCGCCATCATCGAGCAGGCCATCCTGACCGCGTACTCCAAGCACGTGTCCGCCGACGGCTCGACCCCGGAGGGCGTGCGCGTCGACCTCGACCGCAGGACGGGCCACGTCGCCGTGCTGCGCGCCGTCACCGACGACGAGGGCGCCGTCATCGGCGAGGAGGACGCCACGCCCGACGACTTCGGGCGCATCGCCGCCTTCGCCGCCAAGCAGGTCATCAGCCAGCGCCTGCGGGACATCGCCGACGACGCGGTGCTCGGTGAGTTCCGTGGCAAGGAGGGCGACATCGTCGCCGGGGTGATCCAGCAGGGGCCGAACCCCCGCATGATCCATGTCGACCTCGGTTCCGTCGAGGCCATCCTGCCGCCGGAGGAGCAGGTCCCCGGCGAGGAGTACACCCACGGCTCCCGCCTGCGCGTCTACGTCACGAGCGTGGCCAAGGGTCTCAAGGGCCCGCAGATCACCGTGTCCCGCACGCATCCTGGTCTCGTTCGGAAGCTCTTCGCGCTCGAGGTTCCCGAGATCGCCGCCGGACTCGTCGAGATCGTGTCACTCGCGCGCGAGGCCGGTCATCGCACGAAGATCGCCGTCAAGGCCAACGACCCGTCGATCAACGCCAAGGGCGCCTGTATCGGAGAGCTCGGCCGCCGTGTGCGTGCGGTCACGGAGGAGCTCGCCGGCGAGAAGATCGACATCGTCGACTACGACCCGGAGCTCGCGGCGTTCGTCGCCAACGCGCTGTCTCCGGCGAAGGTGACCAGCTCGTTCATCCTCGACGCGAGCACGAAGGCCGTCCGCGCGCTCGTGCCCGACTACCAGCTCTCCCTGGCCATCGGCAAGGAGGGGCAGAACGCCCGACTCGCGGCGAAGCTCACCGGCGCGAAGATCGACATCCAGCCGGACAGCGTCCTCGACTGA
- a CDS encoding YlxR family protein has protein sequence MEPVRTCVGCRTRAPRSALLRVVSQNGILIIDEHAVLPGRGAWMHPTRECMEAAVRRRAFVRALRVSGDLDMQTIEKRLNGYGNKVNGSK, from the coding sequence ATGGAACCCGTACGAACGTGCGTCGGCTGTCGCACGCGTGCTCCTCGCTCCGCCCTCCTCAGGGTGGTGTCCCAGAACGGAATCCTCATCATCGATGAGCACGCCGTGCTGCCGGGGAGAGGCGCGTGGATGCATCCGACTCGGGAATGCATGGAGGCCGCTGTGCGGCGTCGTGCTTTCGTGCGAGCACTCCGTGTGTCCGGGGATCTGGACATGCAGACCATCGAGAAACGGCTGAACGGCTATGGAAACAAAGTGAACGGCTCGAAATGA